A genomic segment from Desulfonatronum lacustre DSM 10312 encodes:
- the fabG gene encoding 3-oxoacyl-ACP reductase FabG → MDITPIALITGASKGIGAATALVLARDGFDIWLNYRGDHHAAATVREAVVALGRNCRLLPFDVADANATTAALEPLLDEATPFAVINNAGFAADTLMLTMDFEREWKRVLNVHLDGFFLVTKLVLAKMLRKRRGRVVNIVSTSGQAGMAGQVNYSAAKAGLIGATKALAQEMGKRNILVNAVAPGFIQTDMTTDLPWDAILPKIPLGRVGRPEEVAEVVSFLCSAKATYITGQTIAVNGGIYM, encoded by the coding sequence ATGGACATCACTCCCATCGCCCTGATCACCGGCGCGAGCAAGGGCATCGGCGCGGCCACGGCCCTGGTCCTGGCCCGTGACGGGTTCGACATCTGGTTGAATTATCGCGGAGACCATCACGCGGCGGCGACGGTGCGCGAGGCCGTCGTCGCCCTGGGCCGGAACTGTCGGCTGTTGCCCTTTGACGTGGCCGATGCAAACGCGACGACCGCCGCCCTGGAACCGCTTTTGGACGAGGCCACGCCTTTTGCCGTGATCAACAACGCCGGATTCGCGGCGGACACCCTGATGCTGACCATGGACTTCGAACGGGAGTGGAAACGGGTGCTGAACGTGCACCTGGACGGTTTTTTCCTGGTCACCAAACTGGTCCTGGCCAAAATGCTGCGCAAGCGCCGGGGCCGGGTTGTGAACATCGTCTCCACGTCCGGCCAGGCCGGCATGGCCGGCCAGGTCAACTATTCCGCGGCCAAGGCCGGACTCATCGGCGCGACCAAGGCCCTGGCCCAGGAGATGGGCAAACGGAACATTTTGGTCAATGCCGTGGCCCCGGGCTTCATCCAGACCGACATGACCACCGACCTGCCCTGGGACGCCATCCTGCCGAAGATTCCCCTGGGCCGAGTCGGCCGGCCCGAGGAAGTCGCCGAAGTCGTCTCCTTTCTCTGTTCCGCCAAGGCCACATACATCACCGGCCAGACCATCGCGGTCAATGGCGGGATATACATGTAA